From Pseudobythopirellula maris, one genomic window encodes:
- the cysC gene encoding adenylyl-sulfate kinase, with product MPDPTQPQVVWHEQAVSRAAREKLNGHRGVVVWFTGLSGSGKSTVAGAVDAKLHALGAHTYVLDGDNIRHGLSATPQMLAERHGEEFGKRFGLGFGAEDRTENIRRIGSVAQLLCDAGLLTLTAFVSPYRADRDAVRAALGEGDFVEVFVDTPLEVCERRDPKGLYKKARAGEIKGFTGIDDPYEAPLSPELTLAGGDADPGVLADRVIEHLRSTGKLGD from the coding sequence ATGCCCGACCCCACCCAGCCGCAAGTCGTGTGGCACGAACAGGCCGTCTCCCGCGCCGCGCGTGAAAAGCTCAACGGCCACCGCGGCGTGGTCGTTTGGTTCACCGGCCTGAGCGGGTCGGGCAAGAGCACCGTGGCGGGCGCTGTGGACGCCAAGCTCCACGCCCTCGGGGCCCACACCTACGTGCTCGACGGCGACAACATCCGCCACGGCCTCAGCGCCACGCCGCAGATGCTCGCCGAGCGGCATGGCGAAGAGTTCGGCAAGCGGTTCGGCCTAGGCTTTGGGGCCGAGGACCGCACGGAGAACATCCGCCGGATCGGCTCGGTGGCCCAACTGCTGTGCGACGCGGGGCTCCTCACCCTCACGGCGTTCGTGAGCCCCTACCGGGCGGACCGCGACGCGGTCCGCGCCGCGCTGGGCGAGGGCGATTTCGTCGAGGTGTTCGTCGACACGCCGCTCGAGGTGTGCGAGCGGCGCGACCCGAAGGGGCTCTACAAGAAGGCCCGCGCGGGCGAGATCAAGGGGTTCACCGGCATCGACGACCCGTACGAAGCGCCGCTCTCTCCGGAGCTGACACTGGCCGGTGGCGACGCCGATCCGGGCGTGCTGGCCGACCGTGTGATCGAGCATTTGCGCTCGACAGGCAAGCTTGGCGATTGA
- a CDS encoding citrate synthase: MGNGSAKLTINDNEIELPIMVGSENEVGLDISKLRAQTKAVTVDEGFVNTGSTTSDITFLDGEKGVLRYRGYAIEDLAAHCDFVEVAYLLIYGELPKLEDLESFRHNLRQHTMLHEDITKFYDGFQHDAHPMAILSSVVMALSTFYNDSLGFDDPKDIDRCVMRLMAKVPTIASYAHKKSIGQPMVYPKNSLGYCENFLHMMFSVPAEEYEIDPVHAEALNLLLIVHADHEQNCSTSTVRMVGSSDANLFASISAGICALWGPLHGGANEACVSMLERIREDGGNVAKYVEMAKKKDSGFRLMGFGHRVYKNYDPRAKIIKAACDRLLQSQQIHDPIFHIAQELEQVALTDDYFIERKLYPNVDFYSGVIYRALGIPVEMFTVLFAMGRLPGWIAHWIEMRNSPGKRINRPRQVYTGPTKRPLTPIEQR; the protein is encoded by the coding sequence ATGGGTAACGGGAGCGCCAAGCTTACGATCAACGACAACGAGATCGAGCTCCCGATCATGGTGGGAAGCGAGAACGAGGTCGGCCTCGACATCTCGAAGCTCCGCGCCCAGACCAAGGCGGTCACGGTTGACGAGGGGTTCGTCAACACCGGCTCGACCACCAGCGACATCACCTTTCTCGACGGCGAGAAGGGCGTGCTCCGCTACCGCGGCTACGCCATCGAGGACCTGGCCGCGCACTGCGACTTTGTCGAGGTGGCCTACCTGCTGATCTACGGCGAGCTGCCCAAACTCGAGGATCTTGAGTCGTTCCGCCACAACCTCCGCCAGCACACGATGCTGCACGAGGACATCACCAAGTTCTACGACGGCTTCCAGCACGACGCCCACCCGATGGCGATCCTCAGCTCGGTCGTCATGGCGCTCTCGACGTTTTACAACGACTCGCTCGGCTTCGACGACCCGAAGGACATCGACCGCTGCGTGATGCGGCTGATGGCCAAGGTGCCCACGATCGCCTCGTACGCGCACAAGAAGTCGATCGGCCAGCCGATGGTCTACCCGAAGAACTCGCTCGGCTACTGCGAGAACTTCCTGCACATGATGTTCTCGGTGCCTGCCGAGGAGTACGAGATCGACCCCGTGCACGCCGAGGCGCTCAACCTGCTGCTCATCGTCCACGCCGACCACGAGCAGAACTGCAGCACGAGCACCGTGCGGATGGTCGGCTCGAGCGACGCGAACCTGTTCGCCTCGATCTCGGCGGGCATCTGCGCGTTGTGGGGCCCGCTGCACGGCGGCGCCAACGAGGCGTGCGTGTCGATGCTCGAGCGGATCCGCGAGGACGGCGGCAACGTGGCCAAGTACGTTGAGATGGCCAAGAAAAAGGACAGCGGCTTCCGCCTGATGGGCTTCGGTCACCGCGTCTACAAGAATTACGACCCGCGGGCCAAGATCATCAAGGCCGCCTGCGATCGCCTGCTGCAGAGCCAGCAGATCCACGACCCGATCTTCCACATCGCCCAAGAGCTCGAGCAGGTCGCCCTCACCGACGACTACTTCATCGAGCGCAAGCTCTACCCGAACGTCGACTTCTACTCGGGCGTCATCTACCGGGCGCTCGGCATCCCGGTCGAGATGTTCACCGTGCTGTTCGCCATGGGGCGCCTGCCCGGCTGGATCGCCCACTGGATCGAGATGCGCAACAGCCCCGGCAAGCGGATCAACCGCCCCCGCCAGGTCTACACCGGCCCGACGAAGCGTCCGCTGACGCCGATCGAGCAGCGCTGA
- a CDS encoding winged helix-turn-helix transcriptional regulator: MLSLALIEEVKRLLDEGRLSQRAIAEKLAVSRGTVSALATGKRHVFGREQQAGEDPSTLPLAPPERCPGCGGMVHMPCVLCEALAYLGRHEPLERAA; this comes from the coding sequence ATGCTCAGCCTGGCGCTGATCGAAGAAGTGAAGCGGCTGCTCGACGAGGGACGGCTCTCGCAGCGGGCGATCGCCGAAAAGCTTGCTGTGAGCCGCGGAACCGTGAGTGCTCTCGCCACGGGCAAACGCCACGTCTTCGGGCGTGAGCAGCAAGCGGGAGAGGACCCCTCCACGCTGCCGCTCGCCCCGCCCGAGCGATGCCCGGGCTGCGGCGGCATGGTGCACATGCCTTGCGTGCTGTGCGAGGCGCTCGCCTACCTGGGGCGACACGAGCCGCTGGAGCGGGCCGCCTGA
- the lpxK gene encoding tetraacyldisaccharide 4'-kinase, which produces MLSPSDFHDLVSGRRRGVSAAALRLALLAAEAPYTLAVSLRNRRFDRDPSRTVRVGAPVVSVGNLTLGGSGKTPMVKWLARRFRAAGVRVAIVSRGYGAEPGAKNDEALELEGALPDVPHLQNPDRVAAASTAIEELSSQAILADDAFQHRRLGRDLDIVLLDATEPFGHGHVFPRGLLREPVAGLKRADVVCLTRADRVDDATRSALRGKAERLAPRAVWCEAVHRPQRLLDAAGETAPLETLRGKRVAAFCGIGNPAAFRATLEELGAEVASFAELPDHHAYAAEDIARFEREAEAAAAELVLCTHKDLVKVGLEEIAGRPLRAVVVDMELTAGATRLEELVDRLAEEALKSDQP; this is translated from the coding sequence TTGCTCAGCCCCTCCGATTTCCACGACTTGGTGAGCGGCCGCCGACGGGGTGTGAGCGCCGCCGCGCTGCGGCTCGCCCTGCTTGCCGCCGAAGCGCCTTACACACTCGCCGTATCGCTGCGCAACCGGCGGTTCGACCGCGACCCGTCGCGGACCGTTCGCGTGGGGGCGCCGGTCGTGAGTGTCGGCAACCTGACACTCGGCGGCTCGGGCAAGACGCCGATGGTCAAATGGCTCGCCCGCCGGTTCCGCGCGGCCGGCGTGCGTGTGGCGATCGTCAGCCGCGGCTACGGGGCCGAACCGGGGGCGAAGAACGACGAGGCGCTGGAGCTCGAGGGCGCGTTGCCCGACGTGCCCCACCTGCAGAACCCCGACCGCGTGGCGGCGGCCAGCACGGCGATCGAGGAGCTCTCCTCGCAGGCGATTCTCGCCGACGACGCCTTCCAGCACCGCCGCCTGGGCCGCGACCTCGACATCGTGCTGTTAGACGCCACCGAGCCATTCGGCCACGGCCACGTCTTCCCCCGCGGGCTGCTGCGCGAGCCCGTGGCGGGCCTCAAAAGGGCCGACGTGGTCTGCCTCACCCGCGCCGACCGGGTCGACGACGCCACGCGCTCGGCCCTGCGCGGCAAGGCCGAGCGGCTCGCTCCCAGGGCCGTTTGGTGTGAGGCGGTTCACAGGCCGCAGCGGTTGCTCGACGCGGCCGGCGAGACGGCGCCGCTCGAGACGCTCCGGGGCAAGCGTGTGGCGGCGTTCTGCGGCATCGGCAACCCGGCCGCATTCCGGGCGACGCTCGAAGAGCTGGGGGCCGAAGTGGCGAGCTTCGCGGAACTGCCCGATCACCACGCCTACGCCGCCGAAGACATCGCGCGTTTCGAGCGTGAGGCCGAGGCGGCAGCCGCCGAGCTCGTGCTCTGCACGCACAAGGACCTAGTGAAGGTCGGCCTGGAAGAGATCGCCGGCCGGCCGCTGCGGGCGGTGGTGGTCGACATGGAGCTGACCGCGGGCGCCACGCGGCTGGAGGAGCTGGTCGATCGGCTTGCGGAGGAGGCTCTCAAGTCTGACCAGCCGTAG
- the glgP gene encoding alpha-glucan family phosphorylase, whose product MSSVDIPAPAHSGRANWTEVTPQALYDKLQTLARNLWWSWHPEVGNLFRDLDPVRWRQLDHNPISLLAEMTPEQVAERASEMVMYTRINQAHRRLNEYLTDTRDTWGAREAGVLGSRPVAYFSAEFGMHESVPIYSGGLGVLSGDHVKSASGLGIPLVAIGLFYDQGYFRQQLDGDGYQQEEYVDTKVAAQPMEPATGPEGEPITVSIDTREGKLMAKVWLMRVGRVKLYLMDCDVEGNRPEDRELTSRLYGGDHRTRIRQELVLGVGGVKALSALGIKPGCYHLNEGHSAFAPLEVIRERMTNDGLSFDDALREVAQCTAFTTHTPVPAGHDRFDAALIEEHIGPLRDAVGISHEQLMGLGRVEPQNDQETFCMTVIGLKLSRRANAVSSLHGYVSRRMWATLWPWRVEEEVPIGHITNGVHVPSWLAYPMRQVYDKLLGTDWPGKMGDSQIWQSIYDVDPGELWETHHALKSRCLDFVRRRLSRQCRRRSEDEASVEAARASLDPSALTIGFARRFATYKRADLFLNKLDEIADLVNNHDRPVQFVFSGKAHPADEPGKKFIKRIANLRHDPRFAGRIVFIEDYDINVARHMVQGVDVWLNNPRRPLEASGTSGMKVVLNGGLNCSILDGWWAEAYNGKNGFAIGHGAHHTDDAVTDERDAENLFNVLRDEVVPTFYDRDADGLPHHWIEMMIESIATLAARFSAHRMVQDYVKHCYLPAAGGLSSDMSVR is encoded by the coding sequence ATGAGCTCTGTCGACATCCCCGCCCCGGCCCATTCGGGACGGGCCAACTGGACCGAAGTCACGCCGCAGGCGCTCTACGACAAACTGCAAACGCTGGCCCGCAACCTGTGGTGGAGCTGGCACCCGGAGGTCGGCAACCTGTTCCGCGACCTCGACCCGGTCCGCTGGCGCCAGCTCGACCACAACCCGATCTCGCTGCTGGCCGAGATGACGCCCGAGCAGGTGGCCGAACGGGCGAGCGAGATGGTGATGTACACCCGCATCAACCAGGCCCACCGCCGGCTCAACGAGTACCTGACCGACACCCGCGACACGTGGGGCGCCCGCGAGGCGGGCGTCTTGGGCTCGCGGCCGGTGGCTTATTTCTCGGCCGAGTTCGGCATGCACGAATCGGTGCCGATCTACTCGGGCGGCCTCGGCGTGCTGTCGGGCGACCACGTCAAGAGCGCCAGCGGCCTGGGCATCCCGCTCGTGGCGATCGGCCTGTTCTACGACCAGGGCTACTTCCGTCAGCAGCTCGACGGCGACGGCTACCAGCAAGAGGAATACGTCGACACGAAGGTCGCGGCCCAGCCGATGGAGCCCGCCACCGGGCCCGAGGGCGAACCGATCACCGTGTCGATCGACACCCGCGAAGGCAAGCTGATGGCCAAGGTGTGGCTGATGCGCGTCGGCCGCGTGAAGCTCTACCTGATGGACTGCGACGTCGAGGGCAACCGCCCCGAAGACCGCGAGCTGACCAGCCGGCTGTACGGCGGCGACCACCGCACCCGCATCCGCCAGGAGCTGGTCTTGGGCGTGGGCGGCGTGAAGGCCCTCAGCGCTCTGGGCATCAAGCCGGGCTGCTACCACCTGAACGAGGGCCACAGCGCGTTCGCCCCGCTCGAGGTGATCCGCGAGCGGATGACGAACGACGGGCTGTCGTTCGACGACGCCCTGCGTGAGGTGGCCCAGTGCACGGCTTTCACCACGCACACCCCCGTGCCGGCCGGCCACGACCGCTTCGACGCGGCGCTGATCGAAGAACACATCGGCCCGCTGCGCGACGCGGTCGGCATCTCGCACGAGCAGCTGATGGGCCTCGGCCGTGTCGAGCCGCAGAACGACCAAGAGACCTTCTGCATGACCGTCATCGGGCTGAAGCTCTCGCGGCGGGCCAACGCCGTGAGCTCGCTGCACGGCTACGTGTCGCGCCGCATGTGGGCCACCCTGTGGCCGTGGCGTGTGGAAGAGGAGGTGCCGATCGGGCACATCACCAACGGCGTGCACGTGCCGAGCTGGCTCGCCTACCCGATGCGGCAGGTCTACGACAAGCTGCTGGGGACCGACTGGCCTGGCAAGATGGGCGACTCGCAGATCTGGCAGAGCATTTACGACGTCGACCCGGGCGAGCTATGGGAGACGCACCACGCGCTCAAGAGCCGCTGCCTCGACTTCGTCCGCCGCCGTCTGAGCCGCCAGTGCCGACGCCGCAGCGAGGACGAGGCCTCGGTCGAGGCGGCCCGCGCGTCGCTCGACCCGAGCGCGCTGACGATCGGTTTCGCCCGCCGGTTCGCCACCTACAAGCGGGCCGACTTGTTCCTCAACAAGCTCGACGAGATCGCCGACCTGGTGAACAACCACGACCGCCCGGTGCAGTTCGTGTTCTCCGGCAAGGCCCACCCGGCCGACGAGCCGGGCAAGAAGTTCATCAAGCGGATCGCCAACCTCAGGCACGACCCGCGGTTCGCCGGCCGGATCGTGTTCATCGAGGACTACGACATCAACGTCGCCCGGCACATGGTCCAGGGCGTCGACGTGTGGCTCAACAACCCGCGCCGACCGCTCGAGGCCTCCGGCACGAGCGGCATGAAGGTGGTCCTGAACGGCGGGCTGAACTGTTCCATCTTGGACGGCTGGTGGGCCGAGGCCTACAACGGCAAGAACGGCTTCGCGATCGGCCACGGCGCCCACCACACCGACGACGCGGTGACCGACGAGCGCGACGCCGAGAACCTGTTCAACGTGCTGCGTGACGAGGTCGTGCCGACGTTCTACGACCGCGACGCCGACGGCCTGCCGCACCACTGGATCGAGATGATGATCGAGTCGATCGCCACCCTGGCCGCTCGCTTCAGCGCCCACCGCATGGTGCAGGACTACGTGAAGCACTGCTACCTGCCGGCCGCCGGCGGGCTCAGCAGCGACATGTCGGTCCGTTGA
- a CDS encoding serine/threonine-protein kinase: MEELTGKTIGDYRLLRPLGRGGMAHVYLAEQRSLARKIAVKVLNRELSGDRDYVDRFQQEARAAASLVHANIVQIYEVGAEDGLHYIAQEFVPGRNLGELIAAHGPMAPGVVLDVMRQVAAALAPASELGLVHRDIKPENLMLGPAGEVKVADFGLARVSQAEDTRLTRVGVTMGTPLYMSPEQVEGREVDVRSDLYSLGVTAYHLLSGGPPFSGDTALAIAVQHLQKEPEPLSIRMSTAPRSLSELIHRLLAKDPAKRPQTPQALLVELRDLARTASVEGWGDGPEDWGSIARASAALSPASGAGLDELMLQARDLERQGRDTARALRKPRLWLAIGGLLVGALLGWGLAPTTLANRAASGAEVEETVRAQLFRAKTADTPEAWRAVIERFPDEDPFYHHLAMRGLVERMFADGHFEEARPYLMNLAALGSDQEEFRLFGQAGLAVLGSRGGRGPGARDALSAFPAESLGKLEAFSPVMAQAFLDARAN; this comes from the coding sequence GTGGAAGAACTCACCGGCAAGACGATCGGCGACTACCGCCTGCTCCGCCCCCTGGGCCGCGGCGGCATGGCCCACGTCTACCTGGCCGAGCAGCGTTCGCTCGCCCGCAAGATCGCCGTGAAGGTGCTCAACCGCGAGCTCTCGGGCGATCGCGATTACGTCGATCGTTTCCAGCAAGAGGCCCGCGCCGCGGCGTCGTTGGTCCACGCCAACATCGTGCAGATTTACGAGGTCGGCGCCGAAGACGGGCTGCATTACATCGCCCAAGAGTTCGTTCCCGGGCGCAACCTAGGCGAGTTGATCGCCGCCCACGGCCCGATGGCCCCCGGCGTGGTGCTCGACGTGATGCGGCAGGTCGCCGCCGCTTTAGCGCCCGCCTCGGAGCTCGGCCTGGTGCACCGCGACATCAAGCCAGAGAACTTGATGCTCGGCCCCGCGGGCGAAGTGAAGGTGGCCGACTTCGGGCTGGCGCGCGTTTCGCAAGCCGAAGACACGCGGCTCACACGCGTCGGCGTGACGATGGGCACGCCGCTCTACATGAGCCCCGAACAGGTCGAGGGGCGCGAGGTCGACGTGCGCAGCGACCTCTACTCGTTGGGCGTCACGGCTTATCACCTCTTGTCGGGCGGCCCGCCGTTCTCGGGCGACACGGCCCTGGCGATCGCCGTGCAGCACCTGCAGAAGGAGCCCGAGCCGCTGTCGATCAGGATGAGCACGGCGCCGCGATCGCTCTCCGAGCTGATCCACCGCCTGCTGGCCAAGGACCCCGCCAAGCGTCCGCAAACGCCGCAAGCCTTGCTCGTCGAGCTGCGCGACCTGGCCCGCACGGCGAGCGTCGAGGGCTGGGGCGACGGACCCGAGGACTGGGGGTCGATCGCCCGGGCGAGCGCGGCGCTCAGCCCGGCGAGCGGCGCCGGACTCGACGAGCTGATGCTCCAGGCTCGCGATCTCGAACGCCAGGGCCGCGACACGGCCCGCGCGTTGCGCAAGCCGAGGCTCTGGCTCGCCATCGGCGGGCTGCTCGTGGGGGCGCTGCTCGGCTGGGGCCTCGCTCCGACGACTCTCGCCAACCGCGCGGCGAGCGGCGCCGAGGTGGAAGAGACGGTCCGCGCCCAACTCTTCCGCGCCAAGACGGCCGACACGCCCGAGGCGTGGCGGGCGGTCATCGAGCGGTTCCCGGACGAGGACCCGTTCTACCACCATCTGGCGATGCGCGGTTTGGTGGAGCGCATGTTCGCCGACGGCCATTTCGAAGAGGCGCGGCCTTATCTGATGAACCTCGCCGCGCTCGGTTCGGACCAAGAAGAGTTCCGCCTCTTCGGCCAAGCCGGCCTGGCGGTGCTCGGGTCGCGGGGGGGCAGGGGTCCCGGCGCTCGCGACGCCCTCAGCGCTTTCCCCGCCGAGAGCCTTGGCAAACTCGAGGCGTTCTCTCCCGTGATGGCTCAGGCGTTCTTAGACGCCCGCGCTAACTGA
- a CDS encoding acyl-CoA dehydrogenase family protein, with the protein MSGPFADRTGVITSPDDPLLAELCERLAAAAGATDKAGAWPGDQLRWCGEAGVFEWFVPVEHGGQGWSAEDVTRGYLALSAACLTTTFVITQRTGACRRIAGCDNDDLKPRLMPALVAGDSFATVGISHLTTSRRHLGRPVLTAEAADGGYKLDGMAPWVTGAEAAETVVVGATLVESGEPTERQMLVALPMDSPGVSTPEPFPLVAVTGSKTGPVKLDGVLIGEDRVMTGPVESVLSVGPGGGAGGHDTSTLAIGLATAAIRFLQQEAAKRDDLKAAAESLDTERRAVEADLLSLARDEPSCTKESLRTRSNSLVLRAAQASLAAAKGAGFVAGHPAGRWCREALFFLVWSCPQPVLDANLCELAGLE; encoded by the coding sequence ATGAGCGGACCCTTCGCAGACCGAACCGGCGTGATCACCTCGCCCGACGACCCGCTGCTAGCCGAGCTTTGCGAGCGGCTCGCCGCGGCCGCCGGCGCCACGGACAAGGCGGGCGCCTGGCCCGGCGACCAGCTCCGCTGGTGCGGCGAAGCGGGCGTGTTCGAGTGGTTCGTGCCCGTTGAGCACGGCGGGCAAGGCTGGTCGGCCGAGGACGTGACCCGCGGCTACCTCGCCCTGAGCGCGGCGTGCCTGACAACGACGTTCGTCATCACGCAGCGGACCGGCGCCTGCCGCCGCATCGCCGGCTGCGACAACGACGACCTCAAGCCGCGGCTGATGCCGGCGCTGGTGGCGGGCGATTCGTTCGCCACGGTCGGCATCTCGCACCTAACGACCAGCCGCCGCCACCTGGGCCGGCCCGTGCTCACGGCCGAGGCCGCGGACGGCGGCTACAAGCTCGACGGCATGGCGCCCTGGGTCACCGGCGCCGAGGCGGCCGAGACGGTGGTCGTCGGCGCGACGCTTGTCGAGTCGGGCGAGCCGACCGAACGCCAAATGCTCGTCGCCCTGCCGATGGACTCGCCGGGCGTGTCGACTCCCGAGCCGTTCCCGCTCGTGGCGGTCACGGGCAGCAAGACCGGCCCGGTGAAGCTCGACGGCGTGCTGATCGGCGAAGACCGGGTGATGACCGGGCCGGTGGAGAGCGTGCTCTCGGTCGGCCCCGGCGGCGGGGCGGGCGGCCACGACACGTCGACCCTGGCGATCGGCCTGGCCACGGCCGCCATCCGTTTTTTGCAGCAGGAAGCCGCCAAACGCGACGACCTCAAGGCGGCCGCCGAAAGCCTGGACACCGAACGCCGAGCCGTCGAAGCCGACCTGCTGTCGCTCGCCCGCGACGAGCCTTCCTGCACCAAAGAATCGCTCCGAACGCGGTCGAACAGCCTCGTTCTGCGGGCCGCTCAGGCCTCGCTGGCGGCGGCCAAGGGCGCCGGCTTCGTGGCCGGCCACCCGGCGGGCCGCTGGTGCCGCGAGGCGCTGTTCTTCTTGGTCTGGAGCTGCCCCCAGCCGGTGCTCGACGCGAACCTGTGCGAGCTCGCCGGGCTGGAGTAA
- the mobA gene encoding molybdenum cofactor guanylyltransferase, producing MDGLGAIVLCGGRSSRMGADKATLRLPDGRTMLQAVLGSIGRVVSSGRMVCVAAEGQELGALPRDVAVAHDREPQRGPLEGFAAGLAALPAGVDRTLLLACDTPLLTARFCRLLVKHLSAEHDAVVPVIEGCEHPLTAAYRTGVREQVEAMLAADRLRARDLLAELRVRAITADEARAVDPSLGSLRSCNTPEELSALLETAAKS from the coding sequence GTGGACGGTCTAGGCGCCATTGTTCTCTGCGGCGGCCGCAGCTCGCGGATGGGCGCCGACAAGGCGACGCTCCGCCTGCCCGATGGCCGCACGATGCTCCAGGCGGTGCTCGGCTCGATCGGGCGGGTCGTCTCCTCGGGGCGGATGGTGTGCGTCGCCGCCGAGGGGCAGGAACTCGGCGCCTTGCCGCGTGACGTGGCCGTCGCCCACGACCGCGAGCCCCAGCGCGGCCCGCTCGAGGGCTTCGCCGCGGGGTTGGCGGCGCTCCCCGCCGGGGTCGATCGCACGCTGCTTCTGGCGTGCGACACGCCGCTGCTCACGGCCCGCTTCTGCCGTTTGCTTGTGAAGCACCTGAGCGCCGAGCACGACGCCGTCGTGCCGGTGATCGAGGGCTGCGAGCACCCGCTCACCGCCGCCTACCGCACGGGCGTGCGCGAGCAAGTCGAGGCGATGCTCGCCGCCGACCGCTTGCGGGCGCGCGACCTGCTCGCCGAGCTGCGTGTGCGGGCGATCACGGCCGACGAGGCCCGCGCGGTCGACCCGTCGCTCGGCAGCCTGCGGAGCTGCAACACGCCGGAAGAGCTTTCTGCGCTGCTTGAGACTGCCGCCAAGAGCTAG
- the metF gene encoding methylenetetrahydrofolate reductase [NAD(P)H], whose protein sequence is MRISEAYGAGKFGVSFELFPPKTPEGERALYGHVERLMAYRPSYITCTYGAGGSTQDKTLEIIARVRKEFGVSVATHLTCVGRTADQLRDYLARAESMGVENVVALRGDPPKGDDTFRAIEGGYRYANELVTMIRQDFPGLGVAVAGYPEVHQEATDPKVDLENLKRKVDSGGEVVITQLFYDNADYLRFRDLCQAAGLTAPIVPGLLPVTNLAQIKRITSLCGARLPEEMTAPLEAAGDDADAQFAAGVEYAARQAQELIDAGAPGVHFYVLNKSQATSRVLDSVSLPATTMG, encoded by the coding sequence ATGCGGATTTCCGAGGCCTACGGAGCCGGCAAGTTCGGCGTTTCTTTCGAGTTGTTCCCGCCCAAGACCCCCGAGGGGGAGCGGGCCCTCTACGGCCACGTCGAGCGGCTGATGGCCTATCGGCCGAGCTACATCACCTGCACTTACGGCGCCGGCGGCTCGACCCAGGACAAAACGCTCGAGATCATCGCCCGTGTCCGCAAGGAGTTTGGCGTCAGCGTGGCCACGCACCTCACCTGCGTCGGTCGCACGGCCGACCAGCTGCGCGACTACCTCGCCCGGGCCGAGTCGATGGGCGTCGAGAACGTGGTGGCCCTCAGGGGCGACCCGCCGAAGGGGGACGACACGTTTCGCGCGATCGAGGGGGGGTATCGCTACGCCAACGAGCTCGTGACGATGATCCGCCAGGACTTTCCGGGCCTGGGCGTCGCGGTGGCCGGCTACCCCGAGGTGCACCAAGAGGCGACCGACCCCAAGGTCGATCTGGAGAACCTTAAACGCAAGGTCGACTCGGGCGGCGAGGTGGTGATCACCCAGCTGTTCTACGACAACGCCGACTACCTGCGGTTCCGCGACCTCTGCCAGGCGGCGGGCCTGACGGCGCCGATCGTGCCGGGGTTGCTGCCCGTCACCAACTTGGCCCAGATCAAGCGGATCACGTCGCTCTGCGGCGCCCGGCTGCCGGAGGAGATGACCGCGCCGCTCGAGGCGGCGGGCGACGACGCCGACGCGCAGTTCGCCGCCGGCGTGGAGTACGCCGCTCGCCAGGCCCAGGAGCTGATCGACGCGGGCGCGCCGGGCGTTCACTTTTATGTGCTCAACAAGTCCCAGGCGACCAGCCGCGTGCTCGACTCGGTGTCGCTGCCCGCCACGACTATGGGTTGA